The Plutella xylostella chromosome Z, ilPluXylo3.1, whole genome shotgun sequence region actgttcttttttgaagttggtgccatatttcttcagtacccgtatcacgaaaattcgagctaacgaatagaatcgaatgcgagtgcgactattgtcaacttgacagcactttcgaacactttttacctttcgaatgagtttcgaaaagaatgaccacagattacataatattattctgacaatgacctatggaatgatagctgtcaaactttcgcaaatctatacaccgccattttgttgttgacaggttgacagcactttcgaatagactatcgaatagaatgtgctgcgttttttccggatagCTCtacagattactttgtcaccgcaccaacatcaaaaaagaacagttcctgcttaggtatatttgtactgtctcatacgagtagaatttgtgtaaaccttaaattatttcttacattttagtggttttttgaagtcggttttttaatttttttaattattattttatgttacgtCTTGTGcattggtaggtaggtagagatGTATATAGAGGCTTATACTTAACTTAATACcttagttattaaataatgtaatgtatAGTTCCAATCAATGCAACAGGTGTTAGGCTTATCGCCATATTTCGGGCTTTCCCAGATTCGAGAtcaaatttttatttgatcCTTTATTTTATGTGGGCCGGCAATGAATCCAGGACCTCACGCGGAAGGACCAAGTCCGACCTAGGGCACAAGCGGCACGAAGGCGCGGTCTGAGCCGCACGCGCCTTGCACCAATCATCATGCAATAACCGTCAGCACAGGGCAATAGTCGTGCAacgcgtgacgtcacacagGCAGACGTGACTACCGCCAGACACTACCTGCCCGGTTCCCCTTAAATTCAACATCTGAGTACACAGACGCTCAGTCAAAGAGGAAGCTCGGTCAGTCCATTCAGGTTCAGTTAGCTTTCGGACTTGTTGGGCATCTATCGTATTTGCTGACGAGAGTGTTAAAACTTTAGAGCGGTTAGTGAGTGattgaaacaaaaatgaaTGAAGTCTATCAAAACGGAAACGGAAATAAACGTgagttaattattattttgattgtaGCTAGTATTTAGATTAGTTTTTTTACATACCTACGCGTTAATTTTATATCGTTTTGCGATTCCATATGTTCTTCTCTACCCTTAAATTagattataggtacttacttaccaattaattatataccacttatatttaaatttcacaATTTATGGGTAGATAACaccttaaaatatattgtgcCATGCATCGGGGGTATTTTTGCCCTCATATGGTAGTTAATGCCCTCAACTGAGAATTTTTAACCCCTTTCAGGTAAAAAGtttgtttaaataagtatattttttaattatacggtattttaaattaaggttgACCGCAGTCAAGCAGGTAGAGGATTAGATATtcatagctaaagcgtccaagGTTTGCGGGAGTCTATGTCCTTGGTAACTAACTCGGATTTCATATATTTTCATTACATTACagcaataaaatgaaaaccaaGTTCAAAGACCGGTCGAAAGTGTAATAAAATCTATTATTGGGATGCACAGTGGCAATGCCATACCTAACATTATCTGCGCAAGTGTTTTTAGTtcagttgaaataaaaatacaactgcagctaagtacttaaataaaacaagcCGTAGATGGGCCAATGCTGGATATATATGACTCCTTCGAGACCGGGTTGTTATTGCCATAATGACCACGCTTGGCAGGCGCGTTAGAGTTATCAAAACAACACAAATATTTAACACACACGAGAGCAAatgtctgttttttttaaagcaaatGTTTGCCCTGGCCGAGCATCCTTCCTTGACCCTCAACTCAACAGTCAGAATTACTATACCTCGTTTCATTTTATGAAGCCCAGACGTAGTTACAATATAAACGACTGTGGAGTTAATTCACTATCGCTTATCAGTCAAACATCGGTCAGATCCATTGAGTAGAGGTAGAGGGTACACCCAACTCCGCGTAGCTATTCAGATCCATAACTacattagggcatgcaataccgcaataccggtattcgtaataccggtattagggacaaaattcacgcttttttcaataccggtattgaaagttaataccggtattgaagtaataccggaattggatttttttaggctataataaagcgattaagatatagtattcctatgtactgtgaaagcgcaattgtttccaaccgtttgatgcagttttcggccgtttgatatctactgttgaccatgcgtaaacggacactggatgtaaaaataataatttattgtaaaatttaaactctaatactcaattctcgtaaaaatctattacaaaatactgaatttaattgctttttctcgttttattttgacctatacgacctttaatcacaatatatgccatttattacaaggaaatctaataccggtattaataccgggatcccggtattgagttgcaataccggaactcaataccggtattgaaaatagttccggtattgcatgccctaaactacatattatgtcagtcattgacttatataatatgtcaGTTCAAACAGCCATGGCCATGGTGTTgcatcataaatatttttgattgcTAATGTGCGGTGCCGGTAACGGTAGAAGGTCTTCTTATGTGAACCACCAAGGCACAGCCACTGGATCGCGATCCGGGGTGGTCACTATTAACATGATGAACAGTCAGTAGCATAGACACCTGATCCCTCTCAGAAGCactgttactatgagaggggggtcaggtttctccgCCCCTGACCATTCATCCGGTGCtcataatcctaactaatattataaatgcgaaagtaactgtgtctgtctgttactctttcacgccaaaactactgaacggatttgaatgaaatttggtatacatatggtctaaaccctgagaaagaaataggctactttttatcccggaattcctacgggaaaactttttaaggcgaagcgaagctcgtgggaacagctagtaatatataagtactaacGTGTTGTATGTTGGTCCAGGAGACATGGCGACCCTGGTGAAGCTGTTCCAGCCGGTGAGCGAGAAGAGCAACGGCTCTGGCAACAAGGTGACGGTCGTGGGCTGCGGCCAGGTCGGCATGGCCGCCGTCTTCTCCATGCTCACTCAGGTGCGTAGCGTAGACTATACTCAGGGAAGTATCTGTAGTTTACGAAGTAAGAGCGAACGAGAGCTGTAATGCCATCGATTGGTAGGTACGTTTCACGTCACAGGTGCCTAGCCTATAGACCCAGGGGGTCTCTATAGTGTACGAAGAGCGAACGAGAGCTATCAGGCAATGGGATAATTtgtggttagcgcagcgcATCGTTGTAGGGTAGAGTAAGATCCTGAtcgtgtaagtacctaaacactaatataattatgtacttaccccTGATAGATTCTTAGGTATCtacgtataaataagtacctactcctattaggtgtacctacttatttgtgTATGAGTAGGGTAAGGGTATTATCATTTTATGATGCTGTTATTACTTGCCGactattgtttctttatcgaTTTGATTGTTTTCCTCATTGATTTCCCGTCGATACCTACCTCAGAAAAAACTGTTTACCCCttataaatcttattattCCCTTCAGAATGTGACAAACGACGTGGCCCTGGTGGACATGATGGGGGACAAGCTGAAGGGCGAGATGATGGACCTGCAGCACGGGTCCGCCTTCATGCGGAACGCCAAGGTCAACGCCAGCCAAGGTAgttttatattctattctattctctgtgggggtgtcagtacctgcacctggctctctcgaatggaacctttgtgcatatccccaaggtctaaagtgccttcctaagcttagACCGGTGCGAGGTCTGCTCTGAAGCCAAGGTAACCTACACTATAGTGTACTGTACACCTAGCACTATAGGCTATCCCACGCATTTTGTGTATTCTTGGTCTCTACTTCAGACGGCTTCTCTGGGACTCACCATGTCTAGCAGCTtgaagtttgttttttgttaaatatgaTGACATATTTTTAGAACCCAGCATGGTATTTCAACGAATGAGATCATGTCATGCAATCGTTAGAGTCATGGTTAGCGCAGCCACAGCAGAAGacaattttttaatttcaagctTAACCCTTCCAATGTCtaagttatttatgtaaatctGAGGCTGTTTTAAAGCAATTTGATCATGCATTCTCCAGACTACTCCATAACGGCGGGGTCCAAGATCTGCATCGTGACGGCGGGGGTGCGGCAGCGGGAGGGGGAGAGCCGGCTCGACCTCGTGCAGCGGAATACCGACGTGCTCAAGTGCATCATTCCACAGGTAAAATAAGTCAATATTAACTAGGTAGTTGAGAATTGAGTCCCATGAAATCATCTTATGTGTCTCGCCCACGAAGCCGACGCTGGGAACGAAAGTAAACACTCATGCCATCCACTTCTTACGGGATTTGTGAGTTTGACTAGGGTTGTACAAAGTTTATTTAGTTCTATGTTTTATGGGATTGTCACTGTGCTGAAAGATTTAGCGAGTCATGATAATTATGAGTCATACATTGAACTAATTCAATGGTGGAGTCATATAACTCAGTCAGGTTTgcatcagtcgctgactaACAACAACCATATTTAATATATGCCCAAGTTGCGCAACCATACATCAGCTTTTTTCCTAAATGAGAAATGTGTGATGCGATCTTTCAGAAATAGGTACCTTCCCGAGCAGCACTTAATCTCTATAGCCACTTCAATTTGGTGGACTGGTCCAAACTTAACACCTTCTCGACATGTTGCATCAGCAGTATCAGCATCCCAACATTACCAAACGATAGTCATTTATAACCATCTCTGTGAGTCTTGAAGGCTTGATACTTGAATAagtaaatgaatttaattattaggtaagtactggggaggcctttgcccagcagtagGACACTAATACCTATggctaataaaaaatactaatcgATGGATATCTCCTCAGCTTGTAAAATACAGTCCGGACGCCATATTCCTGATCGCGAGCAACCCGGTGGACATCCTGACCTACGTGACGTGGAAGCTGAGCGGCCTCCCACGCCACCGCGTCATCGGCTCGGGCACCAACCTGGACAGTGCTCGCTTCCGGTACCTGCTGTCGGAGAAGCTGGGTATAGCGGCAACTTCCTGCCATGGATATATTATAGGCGAGCACGGGGATAGCAGTGGTgagtacttagttatttatttatttattacttaggtacctacttacaccgGATCTGACTCAGAACTACCTGAGTCcactcagaagcattgttactagttatgagagggggtcaggtttctctgcctcTGACCgtacttattcccaatctaCGCTGGGGAGCAAAAagccgaagtgaagcgccgccGCTCTTTACAACCTTCATTTATTGATATCCAAAATGCTTTTTCCTATTATGgacacataaaaatatgtggGATCTCCCATCTATTAATTAGCACTATCAACTCAGTGtgaattaaattagataagtACACTGTCGGCTCGGTTGAGATAAAACGAAAACAGAAACAATTCATAAGAATTTCAAGACCGTTTGGAATCTCGTGTTAGGAACGGCGCGCTGAGCTGCTCTAGGCtataaatatctaagtaaATACCTCTACTCTAGGTTCAAGATATTTATTGTGGTATTTTATACAGCCATATTGTAACTATGAATATGAAGAGTAAGAAGTAGTAGGTAGGACTGAGTTATGATTACAGTACAATAACAGCGTAATTTTCACATTGTTTCTCGCATCATACATAGGTACCCTTCCACTAATAAACAATTGACTGTTCCAGTGccggtgtggtcgggcgtgAACATAGCCGGAGTGCGTCTCAGCGACTTGAACCCCAAGATAGGCACGGAAGAGGACCCCGAGGACTGGCAGCAGATCCACCAGAGTGTGGTAAAAAGCGCCTATGAGGTCATCAAGTTAAAGGGCTACACCTCCTGGGCTATCGGCCTGTCGCTGTCTCAGCTCGCCCGGACTATACTCACTAATGCTAACAGCGTTCACGCCGTGTCTACGTATATGAAGGTTAGTTCATTGTCAAGGGTGTCCTTTGTTTGAGGGACATTTGATCCTGAACCGGATTTCGTAGGCGGATGAGATAGAAACGCACGCATTAATCCACTGCATGGGCCTACCGCAAGACTGGAGGGTTTTTGATGTAATCCCCATGCTTGGCAGGCGGGTGGAAGATATCAGacaacacaaacatttaacacTCATGCCTTGGGCGGAAATCGAACCCGATACCTACCTTCGgtatagcagtcagggccatcCTGGACATCATTAGGCCATAAtcatattgaaaaataattacttttcTCAAATTTTCAGTTTAAAGTGTTGTTTCTGTTCCTTCAGGGTGAGCACGGAGTAGAAGAAGAGGTGTTCCTGTCTCTCCCAGCTGTGCTGGGCCACAACGGAGTGGTGGACGTGATCCGCCAGCCACTCACGGACAAGGAGGCGGAGCAGCTGCGACAATCAGCGGCCCTCATGGCGCAGGTGCAGGCCGGCATCCAGTTCTGAACGCCAATCATAGCGACTTATTCCCAGCCATTTTAACTACATGCCTTCGATGTtgtcttgtattttttaagtatttggAGTTGTTGCTCCAGTTGATGTTTCGATTTTATAGGagattttaatgaattttgtatttgtcagtattttatgtataaaagtattatagagccaaaatgtaatttacgtgtgtttttgtgtaattttaaattattatgacatACATTTTgactaataatatattgtaaccCAGCTAGTTTAGAATATAGCTACttaatctgtatttttttctacttattacattttaaaattattcctAAGCATTTTAggcattttttattatactattGCACTGATTGTTCTCGTTTATTCTCTCTAAGTAGGTAGTCCAAAattaaggtaagtacctaataggCAAGCAATGCATAATTTCTGAGTATTGCATTTATACTAATTCGCAACTAAAGCAcatttttataacttaaatttattatagcacataatatttattgtgaaCCGCTAggtaatttacttacttactagttTTCTAAGATACAATTTGCATTTCATATTGTGtactttttattgaaaaataaataatattcttgtGTACCatcatattgttgtttttttcgTAGGTAATGAACTAAAACTATTGTATCCATGTTAtccctaaataaaaaatgaaacaaTCGTTtggataataaaattatatataatggtttaatatcataattccattagatacctacatagtgGTGAGAGTGGTACATTTCTAAACGGTGACTACTCCAATACATCCTGTGTTTGTGATGGCTGTAAAATGTTTCAGGGGTCCAATTTTTTACAACTAGAGTGCTGGTTTGAATCTTGAAAGACACGTAAATTCTTTactttacctatttttatattgacatgaattacaataattaatagaggctcgttttaaataattaagataCTTCCATATCCAAACAGCCATAGGTTACTTCAACATTGCATAGCACGCGTTATGAATCAAACTATAAAGTGTAAATTGGCCCCTGTTCTGTCTTGGACAGTTCATTAGACCGGGACTTGACAATGCGTGAGTCCTGAACTGCATACAATATGAGGCAAGAATGctgtgtttttaaattatacattgTTCATAATACCTACCTCTAGTAAAAGCCAGCTttacacatattttaaaacataatgctcttaattttaattatttcattcattGTGTTGGTTCCTCGTAGAGTTATACATTCTGACTAAATTAATATCTAAACTATACAagtctttataatattatttttagtaacATTGTGTAAGGCAGTCGTTATGAAacttatacctacaatataatCCGAAATTGATAAGATATAATCGTGTAGCCAAGGGCAGCGTGCGGCACACTGAATCATTATTGCAGCTACCGCTAACACTATACGCGTTATACTTACACATTATTGTAATTTGATCACAAAATAGAACAAAATTACAAGCTACAACTTACTActatatacaataaaataaaaatagatttaaacAAGTCATACGTTAAATTAGGAATAAGCATGAAATTATCGTAATACAATTATTTAGCATAAATCACAGAGACTTCCCCTACATCCACTCGTAACtttatatagatttataatcacaagttatgtaggtaagtaagttacTAAAGCAAGCGGGGGTCAGTGACCCCGAGCAGCGTCGCTGCCGTGGCTACAGTAGGGGACTGAGCAGAACTtctaatttcatatttactaTCTTAAAATTTTGGTTTGATTACAGATAAAtaccttaatttatttttaataatgtaaagTTCCGCAATCCGCTCTGAAAATTATCTATAGGTATAGAAAAACCGAAATGACTTTGAATGGGCACTAATTTTGATCGCTATCTCATCAATACTTTAAAGCAAATTCATTTAAAACTCATTTCGTAGCATGACTAGCATTCCTCTAATGCTCACAACACGATTTCTACATTTTGATACGAATCCagaatattttacatttatttatttataaagcaaGAATTCAATACAATCTTACCATAATCATTCAGAACAATTTCAAAGGTGGGAAATATGACTACAGAAATATTACGCTAAACATTTGGATCCTTTTGAGTACATAACAAAGAATATTACAAGATCTAAAAATACTGCCGTTCGCCTGCAAAATGTAGCTAAACCCAACATTTAATAAACATGTTAAGCCATCTTGATCGCTTTGATAAGCATATCATTCTTGTGATGTGCTACAGTGGAAGTTTtgaaaattgataatgcgctgGAACCTTGTCCAAATGAAATCATAGTAAGGTCGATACGAGTAGGCACTCGTTGGTCACTTTTACGTTAGAACGAAGAATGTCACGATTCACGTCATTAAAATGGCTGCAAGGCACATTACCAATTTGCGGGGCTCATAACACCCTAACTGACTTTTTATAAAATCAGTGTCAATAAAGCGAGCTCCCACTTTCACAGTATCAGGAAAGTCTTAAGACAACTTTCAGCATTTAACTTCCAAAGTCATAGCACGGCGCGTCTCTTGAGTGAGTGAAGATCACTGGTCACAGTCAGTGGTCCCTGGGGGCGTGGCCGCGAGGGGGCGGGGTCAGGTGTCCGGGGAGCGCAGTGATTGGCAGATGGCGTCCCCGAGCCCGCCCGGCCGGCGCCGCTCTAGGAAAGTCTTCAGTTGTGTCGCGGACAGCGGCGTCGCGGGCGCCTGTTGATTACATTAACTTCATTGTAATAACATACATAACAATATAGTGAAggggtaagtaaatattaattgtagAACTACAAAAACAGATCAAATCGTAATTTCGCTCGAAATTTACTGACCGCTAGAGGCAATTTGTCTTTATTGGTTTATTAGCTCTCGTGCAGCTAGGGCTCCAGCAGCGGGGGCGCTCTTATAGCCCTGCCATACACTTGTCCAGTGGTGTGGGAAATAGTTTGGCAAGGAGGCTGAGACGTCGTGTGGCCACGTTACTCTCAACGTAAACGCTCCCGATTTTGTGGCCCGAGTCTAAAGACCGGCATTGTGAGCGCGAGTGGCCCGCCATGCACATTCGTGCCGAAACGGCTTAGTTGTCTATAGTTTCTACGTTTATTTCAATGCCTAGTGGTACCTGGCCAGTAGAGTAGTGTACGAACAGAGAGGACAAACTCGCCGCTAAGCGAGGTGTAGCACAGTGTGTCAAGGAGGTTACCTTGTGCCAGCGGGGTCACGGCTCCAGCAGCGGGGGCGCTCTTATAGCCCTGCCATGCACTTGTCCAGTGGTTTGTGTAATAGTGTAGCAAGGAGGCTGAGTTTCTCCGCTAAGCGAGGCGTAGAACGTGAGTAGCGCGATGAGCAAGGAGGTTACCTCATGCAGCCAGGGCTCCTGCAACGCCGCGGCGGGCGCGAGGCGCGTGGCCGCTGCAGGCTCCAGCAAGGCCCGGATCAGCGCCTGCGCCCGCGGGGCCACGCCCGCCCAGTGCTCCGGCGGGAAGCAGTAGTCGCACTTGATGATGTTGGCCGTCGTCTCCTCGATGGACTCGTCCAGGAATGGGGATAGCTGGAATGGGTGAAGCGGATTTTAAGATTTAACTGTATAATACATTGTTTTGTGTCAATTCTTAGCTAAGATAATGTATGCggcataaaaaaatgtaacaaaATGGGAGATTTCCCATcatagacaaaaaccgattatagatggcgctagttaaacttcatactcaacagcactgcatttttttatagtcGGCATGGATTCGTGtcctttcagccaatacaaaaaccaAATGGCTGTGACTTTAACTATATGCGATAACCATATAGAATACTACATAGTCCTTACATTGTTTTGTGGTAGGACTGTAACATTTGTATGATTTATGCCATCTTCCGTTGCCTCAGAAGAATGCAGCATAAAAAAACGACAGGCCGGTGGACATCTATCGGACGATTTTGGACCTTTTAAACTGCTGTCATCATGCAACTCACCCCAGTCAGAAACACGTATAGAAACACGCCGGCGGCCCACGAGTCCCAGGCGGGGGTCGGGGGGCGGCCCAGCACGTACTCCGGGGGCGCGAACTCGAGCTGCGCCGGCGCGGGGGGCAGCACCTCGGAGGGGgacgcccccgcgcccccggccCCGCCCCCCGTCTCGATCGCGGACCCCAAGTCCACTAGTTTCAATTGAGGTTGCGCGCCGCTCAGTTCCACTAGAATGTTCTCTGGCTGTAAATGAGAATGGGACAGGTTTTTATTTGGTAAATGTACGATTCATTAAAATTCATTCTCACCTTACCTACTCGTTAGATTCAATTTGGCACTGGACAATACTATTGTAATGACTTTCATAGCCATGGCTATGTTATGCTACGATAGTTCAGTTTATTATCTATATAGCGCTATCATTGCGAGGAAGCGTTTTGCGTTTTTACACTTAACGAATCCACacagtcataataataatccaTGCGTACTTTTATCATTTCAACCCCGCATTACAAAACCTACTAAGTATATTCAAGCGCAACTCACCCTGACATCAAGATGCGCCACATTGTTCGCATGCAGCCAGTCCAGCGCCGACAATAACTGCCTCATATGCGTAGCCACTAGCTGCTGCGTATAATGCGGCCCACTGGCAGCCCAGTCTAACAGCGGGCCTCCAGCGACTAGTTCCAGCACTAGGGAAGTGACCCCAGCGCGGGGGACCTCGGAGAAGAGAGCCAGGGCCCGGACGAGCCCGCCGTGAGCGCAGCGGCAGAGCACGCGGTACTCGCGGCTCGCgtccgcgccgcgccccgATACCACCTGCGGGTGAGGGTGGGTTAGTGGAATGCGTTACGGGGAATGTTGTATACTTGAAATAATTTGATTCAGATGTCTTTCATTCATATCTCACGGCTGTTATCCCTGAAAGGGCATTAAAAGATGACTATTCGCTGTTTACTTGTAAGTCTAACGCGATAAGTAGAGGTGTGCTTTGCTTACCTGTTTCAAGGCGACCCGCTGCCCGGTGCCGGTGTCACGAGCGGCCACGACGCGCGCCGTGCGGCCGCGGCCCAGCTCCTCCTCCAGCGAGTAGCGGCGCGCGAACTGCTCGCGCTGCCACGAGCCGCCGCACGGCGCGGGCGCGCTGGCCgggcccgccgcgccgcccgccaccAGCCGGAAGCTGTACTGCCCCGGCGGCAGCTCCGCCAGCGGCAGCGAGCAGGCGGCCGCCGGCGCCTCCGTGGCGCGCCGCCAGTCCTCGCCCGCGCGACAGTACTCGAGGTGCGCGGGCGCCGGCTCGTCCCACTGCACCAGCAGCCCGCCCGGCGCCAGCGCGCGCACCGCCGGCACGCCCGGCGCGCCGCCCACCACCAGCCGCGCCGAGCTCTGCACGCCGCCCAGCGCGTTGCTCACGAGGCAGCAGTACACGCCGGCGTCCTGCGCGCGCACGTCGCGGATGGTGAGCGTGGCCAGCCCGTCCGGCGCCAGGTCCATGGCGAGGCGCGCGCCGGCCCGCAGCGAGCGCGCGTCGGGCGCCGTCTTGCGCCACGCCGCGgccgcgcgcccgcccgccaCGCGGCAGCTCAGCACGGCCgtgccgcccgccgccgccgccacgtcAGCCAGCGGCACCGCCAGCTCGGGCGCGCGCTGCTCCCCctcgccccccgccgcccccgcgccgccgccgccgccgcgccgcagcTTCAGCCCCCACGGCCGCTTGCTCACCCCCTGCCACACACAACTCCGTCAGTCTCTCGCGCTACACACAAGCTTGTTAGATAAAGCGATCAAAGAATGCATGCTCACCGCGTACTCTCCGCCACCGTTGTCAATCCCCACGCTCCAATTTCATCATCATATTTACTATGtattacatttaataaataatacttattaatcTTATATATTCCATAGTCATTAGCGGAAATTTTAA contains the following coding sequences:
- the LOC105389670 gene encoding L-lactate dehydrogenase isoform X1 is translated as MNEVYQNGNGNKRDMATLVKLFQPVSEKSNGSGNKVTVVGCGQVGMAAVFSMLTQNVTNDVALVDMMGDKLKGEMMDLQHGSAFMRNAKVNASQDYSITAGSKICIVTAGVRQREGESRLDLVQRNTDVLKCIIPQLVKYSPDAIFLIASNPVDILTYVTWKLSGLPRHRVIGSGTNLDSARFRYLLSEKLGIAATSCHGYIIGEHGDSSVPVWSGVNIAGVRLSDLNPKIGTEEDPEDWQQIHQSVVKSAYEVIKLKGYTSWAIGLSLSQLARTILTNANSVHAVSTYMKGEHGVEEEVFLSLPAVLGHNGVVDVIRQPLTDKEAEQLRQSAALMAQVQAGIQF
- the LOC105389670 gene encoding L-lactate dehydrogenase isoform X2, which encodes MATLVKLFQPVSEKSNGSGNKVTVVGCGQVGMAAVFSMLTQNVTNDVALVDMMGDKLKGEMMDLQHGSAFMRNAKVNASQDYSITAGSKICIVTAGVRQREGESRLDLVQRNTDVLKCIIPQLVKYSPDAIFLIASNPVDILTYVTWKLSGLPRHRVIGSGTNLDSARFRYLLSEKLGIAATSCHGYIIGEHGDSSVPVWSGVNIAGVRLSDLNPKIGTEEDPEDWQQIHQSVVKSAYEVIKLKGYTSWAIGLSLSQLARTILTNANSVHAVSTYMKGEHGVEEEVFLSLPAVLGHNGVVDVIRQPLTDKEAEQLRQSAALMAQVQAGIQF